In one window of Oncorhynchus kisutch isolate 150728-3 linkage group LG16, Okis_V2, whole genome shotgun sequence DNA:
- the LOC109879131 gene encoding zinc finger protein 69-like, with amino-acid sequence MTKLQLLSVFLNERLTAAVVEIVGAVEKTVVEYQEENDRLRRLLRITPLTLSRIDSLQISLADSEEEVPPEQQHCEQEWSPSRGQEDPETTQIKEKQEELRTSQEEEQLQGLEPDIIEFDFTPSGVKSECDQEDPLWSLTLPQTQTVKGRERGSKPVDLKPFVTVNHLKGLYIPCDPPDNQNNASSHSSAVSRNPVGLDSSPPLDLNTIMGETCTWPFCGKTFKQKGHLSRHMRVHTGEKPFSCGDCGKSFSQKGTLTMHKLTHTGEKPFRCFFCCKSFSQKGDLMRHILTHTGEKPFSCGDCGKGFIRKEHLTAHLQTHTGEVSVSSRT; translated from the exons ATGACTAAACTACAGTTGTTGAGTGTGTTTCTAAATGAGCGCTTAACGGCGGCTGTTGTGGAGATTGTCGGGGCAGTTGAGAAAACGGTAGTGGAGTACCAGGAGGAGAATGATCGGCTACGGAGACTGCTGCGGATCACACCACTAACGTTATCGAGAATAG ACTCCCTGCAGATCTCTCTCGCTGACTCTGAAGAGGAGGTTCCCCctgagcagcagcactgtgagcAGGAGTGGAGCCCCAGTCGGGGGCAAGAGGACCCAGAGACCACACAGATTAAAGAGAAACAGGAGGAACTCAGGACcagtcaggaggaagagcagcttcaaGGTCtagagcctgatatcatagagTTCGATTTCACTCCTTCAGGTGTGAAAAGTGAATGTGATCAGGAGGACCCACTTTGGTCCTTGACTCTTCCCCAAACCCAGACTgtgaagggcagagagagaggctctaAACCAGTGGATCTCAAACCTTTTGTCACTGTGAACCACCTAAAGGGTCTTTACATTCCCTGTGACCCTCCAGATAATCAGAACAATGCCTCCAGCCACAGTTCAGCTGTAAGCAGAAACCCAGTAGGACTTGACAGCAGCCCACCATTGGATCTGAACACAATAATGGGGGAAACCTGCACATGGCCCTTTTGTGGCAAGACCTTCAAACAAAAAGGACATCTGTCCAGGCACATGAgggttcacacaggagagaaaccgtttagttgtggtgactgtgggaaaagcttcagtCAGAAGGGGACCCTAACCATGCATAaactgactcacacaggagagaaaccttttagatGTTTTTTTTGCTGTAAAAGCTTCAGCCAGAAAGGGGACCTAATGAGACACATcctgactcacacaggagagaaaccatttagctgtggtgactgCGGTAAAGGCTTCATTCGCAAGGAGCACCTAACTGCACATTTACAGACTCACACAGGAGAAGTGTCGGTCTCAAGCAGAACCTAA
- the LOC109879141 gene encoding zinc finger protein 79-like isoform X1, with amino-acid sequence MSKLQLFRVFLNERLMAAAVEIFGAVEKTVVEYQEENDRLRRLLGITPEMQLCKIDSLQLSVSEEEVPPEQQHCEQEWSPSLGQEDPETKQIKEEQEEVRTSQEEEQLQGVEPDIIEFQFTPSCVKSECDQEDPLWSLTLPQTQTVENRERDSKPVDLKPFGTVTHLKGFDIPCDPPDSQNNASSRSSAISSDTVGLDCSPPLDPSPPLDPSPSLDPSPPLHPSPPLDPSPPLDPSPPLDPSPSLDPSPPLDPSPPLDPSPPLDPSPPLDPSPPLDPSPPLDPSPPLDPSPPLDPSPPLDPSPPLDPSPPLDPSPLLEKHCSKPSTTSRKTHHCRDCAATFPLKADLQRHVTLTRKRFSECCFCQKRYNSTCKLKAHVRLCHVEKLCTCSICSKFFKLKKDLSRHMRTHAGEKCFSCGDCGKGFSLKKTLTRHKLIHTGEKPFSCGDCGKSFSRKGNLIEHIRTHTGEKPFSCGDCGKSFSRKHTLTEHIRTHTGEKPFSCGDCGKRFKHKKTLNNHILTHTGEKPFSCGDCGKSFSQKGVLGRHIRTHTGEKLFSCGDCGKSFSVKSNLFMHVKNIHKARKLLGHSRAEVEKEVAIQMHYYLNVDGGEKQNGAV; translated from the exons ATGTCTAAACTACAGTTGTTTCGTGTGTTTTTAAATGAGCGTTTAATGGCGGCTGCTGTGGAGATTTTCGGGGCAGTTGAGAAAACGGTAGTGGAGTACCAGGAGGAGAATGATCGGCTACGGAGACTGCTGGGGATCACACCGGAGATGCAACTATGTAAAATAG ACTCCctgcagctctctgtctctgaagaggaggttccccctgagcagcagcactgtgagcAGGAGTGGAGCCCCAGTCTGGGGCAGGAGGACCCAGAGACCAAacagattaaagaggaacaggaggaagtcaggaccagtcaggaggaagagcagcttcaaGGGGTGGAGCCTGATATCATAGAGTTCCAATTTACTCCTTCCTGTGTGAAAAGTGAATGTGATCAGGAGGACCCACTTTGGTCCTTGACTCTTCCCCAAACCCAGActgtggagaacagagagagagactctaaaCCAGTGGATCTCAAACCTTTTGGCACTGTGACCCACCTGAAGGGTTTCGACATTCCCTGTGACCCTCCAGATAGTCAAAACAATGCCTCCAGCCGCAGCTCAGCCATAAGCAGCGACACAGTAGGACTTGACTGTAGTCCACCATTGGATCCCAGTCCACCATTAGATCCCAGCCCATCATTGGATCCCAGCCCACCATTACATCCCAGTCCACCATTGGATCCCAGTCCACCATTGGATCCCAGCCCACCATTAGATCCCAGCCCATCATTGGATCCCAGCCCACCATTGGATCCCAGCCCACCATTGGATCCCAGTCCACCATTGGATCCCAGTCCACCATTGGATCCCAGTCCACCATTGGATCCCAGCCCACCATTGGATCCCAGCCCACCATTGGATCCCAGCCCACCATTGGATCCCAGCCCACCATTGGATCCCAGCCCACCATTGGATCCCAGCCCACCATTGGATCCCAGCCCATTATTGGAGAAACACTGTTCCAAACCCAGCACCACGTCTAGAAAAACTCACCACTGTCGTGACTGTGCTGCAACGTTTCCTCTGAAAGCTGACCTGCAGAGACATGTGACTCTCACCAGGAAGAGATTCAGTGAATGCTGCTTCTGCCAAAAACGCTACAACTCCACCTGTAAACTGAAGGCCCATGTCCGACTCTGCCACGTAGAGAAACTCTGCACCTGTTCCATTTGTAGCAAATTCTTTAAACTCAAAAAAGATCTTTCCAGGCACATGAGGACTCACGCAGGAGAGAAATGTTTTAGCTGTGGTGATTGTGGGAAAGGCTTCAGTCTCAAGAAGACCCTAACCAGACATAAActgattcacacaggagagaaaccatttagctgtggtgactgtgggaaaagcttcagtCGGAAGGGGAACCTAATTGAACATATacggactcacacaggagagaaaccttttagctgtggtgactgtgggaaaagcttcagtCGCAAGCACACTCTAACCGAACATATacggactcacacaggagagaaaccatttagtTGTGGAGACTGTGGGAAAAGATTCAAACACAAGAAGACCCTAAATAATCATAtactgactcacacaggagagaaaccatttagctgtggcgactgtgggaaaagcttcagtCAGAAGGGGGTCCTAGGGAGACACATacggactcacacaggagagaaactaTTTAGTTGTGGCGACTGTGGGAAAAGTTTCAGTGTGAAGAGCAATCTGTTTATGCATGTTAAAAACATCCACAAAGCAAGAAAACTATTGGGGCATTCACGTGCCGAAGTCGAAAAGGAAGTTGCAATTCAAATGCATTATTATCTAAATGTTGACGGTGgggagaaacaaaatggtgcagtttga